CGGCACAAGATTGGGTGCCCCATGTGCGCCGGTTGCGCCCCGACTTGGCCTGGGAAGACGTGGTGCGCATCATCAACGGCCCCTTGCCCGAGGCGCGTCGCTGGACCCAAAGCCGTCTCTTGCGGGCTGTGAAGGCCTATGTCCGCGACGGCTTCCTGCCTACCGAGGTGCTGGCCCGCGCCGGGCGCCGCGAAACGGACGATCGCCTGCCCGCCATTATTGCTGGCATCAAGGGCGCAGATCCCGACATCACGCTTCAGGCGATCTGCACCCGACTGGAAGCGATGCGCGAACGCACGCCTCGTGGCCGAACAAGATGGCAGCCGTCTTCGGTGAAAATGCTGTTGGAGCGGGCGGAACGACTTGGCCTCATGCCGTACGAATCGAGCCAAAATCAGATGTAGCTTCTGACCCGAATCCAAAAAATTTCACCGGGAGAAAACTCCGCAGGAGGCAGAAAGTGCCATTAGTTGCTTGGGGTTAGCTGCTAATGTGCCAACTCAACAGAGTAGCGGCTCGATTTGGTTAGATCTGGATTTAATATATCTATATCAACGACTTGCTGAGTTTTTTACACGACAACACCTATAGGTGTTGTGGATAACTTTCACACTACATTTAGATTCTTCTTGCCGGACTCACTGGATCATGGCATTCCCATTCTGACGGCAAAACGCGTCAGACACGCTGTACACCGTCAGAATGACTAAGAGCCTCAACAGAGGCCGAGAGTGGGCGGCAGGACATGGATGATCGTAACATTGGATACACGCAAGGCATAGGCTCTTCCGATATCGGAGCATTTGCCGACAATCTGGCTGAGTCTTTGGATCGCCAGATGAAGATCGCTTTCGAACCCGAAGAACGAAAGTCCCTACGCCGCTTCAGTTCCACCGAAGTCGCCGGCCTCCTGCGCGTAAGCACATCTAACCTGCGCAACCGGCACAAGGACGGCAGCTTCCCGGAAGTGCATACAGACAACCGCGGACACCGGTTCTACACAGCCCAAGAGATTGATGAGTTGCGCGATGTTCTTGGACGCACTGGAAAGAACGCAGAAAGCTACCGCCCAGGTCGCCGTGAAGGCGACCGCCTTCAGGTAATATCCGTCGTCAACTTCAAAGGCGGTTCATCAAAAACGACAGCAACGATCCATCTTGCACAACGGTATGCCTTGCGCGGTTACCGCGTCCTGGTCCTGGACCTTGATCCGCAAGCAAGTTTGACCACGTTTTTCGGCTTTCGGCCCGAGCTTGAGTTCGCCGATGGCGGCACAATCTATGATGCTTTGAGATATGAGGACCAAGTTCCTCTCTCGAACGTCATCCAAAAGACCTACTTCCATAAACTCGACATGGTTCCAGCAGGTTTAATGCTCTCGGAGTACGAAACTGAGACCGCAAACGCACTCGCCCGCCGCGTACAACCCATCTTTGCAGAGCGCCTCGCCTTGGCGCTTGAAGAGGTTGAGGCAAACTACGACATCGTCCTGATCGACTGCCCGCCTCAGCTTGGGTTTCTAACCCTGACTGCACTGGCAGCCTCGACGGGGCTTTTGGTTACCGTGGTACCTGGCATGCTTGACATCGCATCCATGAGCCAATTCCTGAAGCTTGCTTCAGAAACGATCAAGGCCGTGGAAGAAGCCATCGGTCGGCGTGTCACATGGGATTTTGTCAAGTTCTTGATTACCAGATATGAACCGTCGGACGGTCCGCAGACCCAAATGGCAGGCTACCTGAGATCAATTCTGGCAGGTCAGGTCATGACAGAGCCGATGCTGAAGTCTACGGCGATCTCCGACGCGGGGATGACCCAGCAGACCGTCTACGAAGTCGATCCAAGCCAGTTCATCAGAAAGACAATTGATCGCGCCCTGACAAGCGTGAACGGCGTTGGCGATGAACTGGAGCAGACGATCCAAATGGCATGGGGGCGTCGCTGATGGCCCGGAACATCTTCAACCAGCCTCCAAAGGATGAAACGGAGAGCGCAGCCGCCTCCCCTACCCCACCAAGAGCAGCAAAGCTGCCAGGATCTGTCGGCGGATTGCGTGACTCGTTGCGCGAGATCACTGCAAACTCGATCCGCGACATCGAGCCCGATCAGATTGATATGGATGGGCTGCGCGATCGGTTGGTGCTGGAAGATTCCAGCATTGATGAATTGGCCGAGAGTATCGCCAAGCATGGCCAACAAGTGCCAATCATGGTCCGTCCATCTGCCCAACCGGACAGATACCGCATCATCTACGGCCGCCGCAGGCTTGCGGCGATCCGCAAGGTCGGTGGAACGGTCAAGGCAATTGTTCGGACCTTGGATGATGACGCATCTCTGATCGCTCAAGGCCAGGAGAACAACCTCAGGCTTGATCCGTCTTTCATAGAAAAGTCACTGTTTATCAAAGAGATGCAGGAATCCGGCTACAAACCCGGTGTCATCCAGGATGCTCTGGGTCTGACCCGGCAAGGCGTGTCCAACCACAGGGTCGTCATAGA
This genomic window from Sulfitobacter pacificus contains:
- the repA gene encoding plasmid partitioning protein RepA, translated to MDDRNIGYTQGIGSSDIGAFADNLAESLDRQMKIAFEPEERKSLRRFSSTEVAGLLRVSTSNLRNRHKDGSFPEVHTDNRGHRFYTAQEIDELRDVLGRTGKNAESYRPGRREGDRLQVISVVNFKGGSSKTTATIHLAQRYALRGYRVLVLDLDPQASLTTFFGFRPELEFADGGTIYDALRYEDQVPLSNVIQKTYFHKLDMVPAGLMLSEYETETANALARRVQPIFAERLALALEEVEANYDIVLIDCPPQLGFLTLTALAASTGLLVTVVPGMLDIASMSQFLKLASETIKAVEEAIGRRVTWDFVKFLITRYEPSDGPQTQMAGYLRSILAGQVMTEPMLKSTAISDAGMTQQTVYEVDPSQFIRKTIDRALTSVNGVGDELEQTIQMAWGRR
- the repB gene encoding plasmid partitioning protein RepB — protein: MARNIFNQPPKDETESAAASPTPPRAAKLPGSVGGLRDSLREITANSIRDIEPDQIDMDGLRDRLVLEDSSIDELAESIAKHGQQVPIMVRPSAQPDRYRIIYGRRRLAAIRKVGGTVKAIVRTLDDDASLIAQGQENNLRLDPSFIEKSLFIKEMQESGYKPGVIQDALGLTRQGVSNHRVVIEQLPDGLVQLIGPAHGIGRRQWSDLAALSVKVDLVDIAKEALAALPDDTPSSEKFQAVYSACSSKARSDKKPPNRGLTSVINDENGSSLGTLTIDEKAIALKVTKKDNPEFGQWLEEHAEATLLQLFVQWRNERGSGS